The sequence below is a genomic window from Takifugu flavidus isolate HTHZ2018 chromosome 11, ASM371156v2, whole genome shotgun sequence.
aaaaggccaaagcgattgctgaagaaatggatgttttcgctttatgaggaggcggcatctctccatacgtgcaaggacaactgttgcgcagcggctgcatcatctatgaggcagcggcaggcaagttatgccaccatatgcgggtggattatAGACGCAttggctatgataccgtcttcatgtattgtaagagctttcacaaaagtcggCATCAACTCTGAAgtggaaccggtcggtgagtctgattcagatgatgaagaagaggaattcgggatgttggacattgaaatagcgcagctgtttaattcagatacagaagatgaaaactttgatggttttgtggtgtcattttttactgtatgttttagcatgcgcctaaaaaTACGGTGCCttgtggtcgtgaaaatacggtagataAAACCTGGAACTTACTTAGTTTTGAAGAAGTAGTAGTAAAACGAGTACATGTAAACGTAAACAGCCGTggatgcagcagagaggaaacttGTCCATTGCCTGGAAAAGACGGGATCAATGTCAATCGGACCTTGGACAGATGATTAAGAGGTGCTGAATCAATGAGGCTCCACAGCTACACTCACCATCTGTAGTCCTCAGCATTGAGCAGGAAGTATGTGCAAACGATGGTGACGCAAACCGTCACGATGCAGAGGATGACCAGAACCAGCATCATAAAACCGTACACATAGTAAATTTTGTAGGCCCAAAAGGAGGTGAAGATAAAGTACCTGAAACGCAAAAGCCAACATGAAGTCACCTGCTGCCAACGTCCCCAAACTACACCTGTGTTAAGGTGCGTTGGCATCAAATGCAAGTGGGAACTTGCATGCACAAAATATGAGAACCCAGAATTTGTTTTATAGGAATGAGAAGACAAACAATAGATGATGCAGCTCTTTTAgtaaaatatgaatataaatgacaACTTCTTAAAAATGCACAACTCTGTCTAAGTGGAACAGGCATCAATAGGATGTGTGCCAGGGAACTTTGTACAGCTACAGCGGTGAATTTTGCATCCATCCCACAATTCACGTCTGAATTCACGTCTTGTGCATTTGCACTGACTTTGTATGTAAACTGGTCGCACAATTAGCGTCACTCGCTTTTGGTGTAAACGGACCTTTGGAGCAAAGACTTACATTTCAATGAAAATAGACCCAAAAGGAAGGATTCCTCCCAGACAAACGATGACTGCTGGCTCCATGAACCTGTGATAACACAAAAGACAACATAAACAAGCCACATCAAAAGGTCATCTGAGTTTATCCTTTTGGAGCAAGAAGTGCCAATAACTGAAGGACTAGAAGGAAATCTGAAGTTTCTTGAAGCAACGCATTACTGAGAATGTTACTGCACCTGTTTACCACTCTTTTCATACTCCTTTTAAGAGTTTGTACAGGCATCATTTCATAGAAGGGTTCTCTCCAGGTACTCTACTCTGAATTGGTGCCTGTCTGTGTATATTAGCCAACAAAGTCTCCCGCCCAAAGGCATCCAGGATAACTCCAGACATGGATCAACACCAGCCTTTATCCAACCAGAGGGAAGGATGGACGGTTGGATCATTTCTCATCTACTTCATACTTCAATGATCCAACCATTTCTCATCTACTTCAATATTGATAACTAACACCTAAAGAAGGGACACCTACAGTAAAGGCTGTAGTAATTTGACTTTACAACAACAGGTGATTTTCTGTCAATTCAAACCTGATTTTCCAACACACTACTAAAAGGTTGGACCCACTTTTGCCATCAGAATTGCATCAATTCCTTTATGCAGCTCTTGAAACAGTTCCTCAAAGATTTTGACAGATCTGTCATGTGGGCAGGTTCTGAAACACTGAGACCACCCCTTTTGGCACCAACAACCACGACATCTTCAAAGCCActtaaatcccctttcttcctttctggtGCTGGGTTGAACTTCGGTAAGTTATCTTGACCACATCTACGTGCCTGAATGCATTGAGTTGcagccatgtgattggctgattagccATTTGTGTTAAGCAATTGAACAGGtggacctaataaagtggccggtgtgTGTAGGCACATTATAGTCAGTCAAAGTGGATGTTGTCTTGCTCAATATTAGCAATTTATTCAGCAGTTAAGTACTCAGGGCAAACACCCACCATTTCTTCTCCGGGATTGGCCGTGGCACTGCATTCACTCGGCAGGGAAAGTTCGGCTGGCCAGACAGATTCCTCCCCAGAATTGTTCCCACCAAGTTCAGTGGCAGAataacaaagaagcagatgcaGCAGACAGCGACCTGCGAAAAGCATAAACACCAGTGGAGCTCGCCATCTACATCAGTTTCATTTCAGCTGACAGTCTGTGTCAAATCTAACCATGGTGCCGAATGGGATGGCTCTTGAGGCGTGGTAATAGATCGCAATGAAGTTGATAAAGAAAGCAGTCCCACAGACCATGGCTGGGATCAAAAAGGCCCCAATGAACATTTGCTTAATCCATCTTCTGCCTGTTGGTCAGAAAACACACGGTTAACAATCAGCTTTGGATTCAGAGAGGAAAATAGGATAAATTTATAATTACCTCCTTGTTTTGCATACAAGCTTCCACCAAAGTAGCCATTTACAGGAGAGGTGGCAGCATACACAAATATAGCTGTGCTCAGCATGGATCCTCTCCTGCAAAGACAAATGAGGTGAGGGAGCCCTGAGCAGACAGCGTAAGAGCCTTCCTGCAGCAATTTTAGATTAAAAGCCCCAAAAACAGCCGTTTACTCTATAATAGTGGTTGATTCATTTTGAACCTAAACCTCTAAAAACCATCAACAGGCAGCTTTTCAAGCAGCACTTACTCTGTGTACAAATCTTCGACCATTGCAACAATGATGACGATAAGCGAAACAGAGAAGATCTGACAGCCAGAGCCGATCAGTGAGGAAAACATCAGTGGATGGCTTGATGGCCGAAACACATCGCCGTGTACCTGCTTCCACCCGTATTCATCTCCCAGGTCTCTGTCCTGTTCCAACACACAAAGGATCAATGTCAGATGCCATTTTAGACCTCCTGCACATGGTTCATTACAGTTCAAATCCCAAAAAGTCCTTCAAAGCAAACATTCAGTGAGAAAATTCTTACCATGTcatccatttcctcctctttactGTATCTGGCGTAATCCTTTCTCAGTGTTCTCATTAGGATCATGGACACCAGCCCCACCAGGAAAATAACCATCATGAATGAGTTGAAGATTGAGAACCAGTGAATCTAAAACCAATGTAAGAAAAACAGCCATTCACATATTTCAAACATTCAAGTCACAAAGTGAATGAAATTTCTGCTCTGAGGGCTCAGCCTGACTACGTAAACCAACTGTGAAGGCAAATAAGGTAAATTACcactgagaaacatcacaactGCGTTAGTGCTGCAAACatagcagaggaagaagaggcagcTCAAACCTGCAAAGGTGCGATTTAACTCACCCTGTGCTGGAAGAAAGATGGGTCCAGATATTTGTCAAATCTATCCTCAAACTTCACATCCGACTTCTTCCACTTTACCTGCGAAAAGCAAGATATATATGTTAACACATGAATGTGGTGAGCACCACACAGTTACAGGAACTGTTCTGTGTAGAATAAATTGCACAGCGACATATCTGCCTATACTCACAGAATAGGACATGGCAATTTTCGTGTTTGGCACGAGCTTGACTTTTCCTTCACTGGTGAGATTGACATCAACTATTCTGTTACCGTTGAAGCCAATCTCCAGTTTCTTGTACGTCCACAGATAATAATCTTCTTCATTCTCATCAGCCTCACCAACAATGCCTGGAAAATATTTGAAACGTGTTAATGTTAACAAATAACAGGTTCTTACAACAATGGTTAAATAATGGATGGGAGTCAATAAGTGCATTTACATGAACACAAGAAAACCAAATGTCTACCTTAGTTTGATTACGTAAAATTAATGTGGACGCCTGTAAATTGGCCCAGAGAACACTGAATGAAGTCAGACGGCTACCATAGATACCCCTACGCCTAGATCACAAGGTTGTGAGTACATTTATGAGAGCATGTGGACGGGGAGCTGACAAATTTGATGTGCGCTACATCTGGCTGAGCTGGAAGCATCCCTCTGAGCTTGTGCACAGTCTGCCGGGAGCCTAGCGAAACCATGGCAAAGTCTTTTCGGAGCGACGCAGAGACTGCCATGCTGCTGATTCGGAACATACAAACACTGACGCTTCAACTCGTCCATtgctgtcaccccactgggtcatggtctcctctcctctcctcctcatcaagtagactagttatgctgattcttgtgtaatTTTTCtgcttaccccccccccccttctgtattcatttacaggtatcgccgccttcggagctgtgtgatgacctccggccaCGCTGACCCACttggccggcggcttgcataaatagtgtatttttgtatgtgtttccgtgcctctcctctcctctccctctctttgatTTAATCGCTGTGGctttagctgtggctgctaaCTTTTGTCAGTGCTCAACATTGTCAGTATTAAAGTCAACAAATAACATGTGAATAAGTTCCAAActgaacaaaaaataaaaaacatcacTTCATCAAATTAACTTTTAGTAGCCCTGCCAACAGCACACAGTAGAGCTCTAATCCCACTCAAATACTTTTTCCACCACTACTGTTGAAGGTTGCTGTGGTTACCAAGCGATTAAACACGATATTAACAGATGCTGAACAGAAACCCTCTCTTGGTAACCTCTCCCAAGTGTGTCATTGTGTAAATTGTAATAATCACTAATTTAGAGAAAAGGATGGTGACAAACTAGAACTAAGTCTACAtctttttattataattatggAACAAATGTGTACAGACTGAACGCCACCCACTACCTGTAACAGCTGACAATAGGATGTTTGAACAACTGTAGGAGTGGCATCATTGTGTAAACTTTTACCACGTATGCAAGTGACAATACGGATCATTCAATGCAGCGAGTCACATAACAGTGCATTTAAAGCAGCATTCTGAGTAATCACCTTTTAAGGAACTCTGGATTTTTTAAGCTAATCAAATGCTACATGTTTTAACAGAGCCAATGTCTTCCAATTGCAGTTTCCTTTGAAAGTCAGCCTGAATGATTTCAATGATGATATATTTGTCCACTTTAGCCCTATGAACCAGCAATGCCAGGATGTTGATTGTGGGTGGGTTCCAAAAAACTGGAGGGGCCAATTAAAATAAGCAGCATTTTTCTGCAGCACTAAAGAGTGCGGCTCAGTGGCCTGTCAGAAAAACTGAGCTTTCCccaatatgtgtgtgtctaggaAAGTGCGGACTTCggtatgtgtgtgtctaggaAAGTGCAGACTTTGGGCTGGCTTGCAGGTCCATCTATCGATGAAAGATCTAGCAGGGGTTGTGATAGTTCTTCGGTGTTTTTGCTAGGCTGTTGtacccctcctcctcctattGAGAGTTTGGCACTGTTGCTTATGACAGCATTTTACATGTTATAGGACTCCTATAACACGTAAAACGCTGTCATAAGCTACCTCTGCCTACTGAAAAGTGTTCACTCAAAGCTTTCCTTGGGCTGCTCATGGGAGGAACTGCAAAAATTGAGAGTAATGTGTCTGAAATAACCAACTATAGGCCTGGGTCAAAATGGTCAAGGCAGTGCCACGGAGGATGTACCTAGTATAGCTGTTCTGATATCAGACAGTCACTTTGATGTAGTACCACAACATGGCTGCAAACCTTTGCAGGCTGGCAAGCTAAGATGTCTATAAATAGCTCAGAAATgcaaaataatataaataacacCAACACATATTAAAACCAAGTAAAATACTTTAAGAGGAAATTCTACTTACCCCAGATAGGCAGGTCATCAATATACATTTGGTACCAGTAGTGATTCTTTATGGCATAGACAAAGGCGTCCCGTTTGGCCTTGTCCAGGTCGATCTCACAGTAGTTTTTCTGCATTACTTCATCTGCAGGGATCATAAATGCAACATTGGTTGGTTGCAGAAGGGGAAAACAAATTATGACCAATTAGAgtcaaagacagaaatgtcAGCGCTCTCATCAGTTTATGTATACTTCAGATGAAGGTGATGGGACAGCAGAATACCTTTGAAATTGATTTCTAGGCCGCTAAATTCAAGCTCCACTCCCTGCAGAGCCTCCCCAAGTGTTTCATGGTAATGATTGATGG
It includes:
- the tm9sf3 gene encoding transmembrane 9 superfamily member 3, with product MASSRWKVVAAALLLVLGAFLPVDADEHEHTYTDKEEIVLWMNTVGPYHNRQETYKYFSLPFCVGKKKTINHYHETLGEALQGVELEFSGLEINFKDEVMQKNYCEIDLDKAKRDAFVYAIKNHYWYQMYIDDLPIWGIVGEADENEEDYYLWTYKKLEIGFNGNRIVDVNLTSEGKVKLVPNTKIAMSYSVKWKKSDVKFEDRFDKYLDPSFFQHRIHWFSIFNSFMMVIFLVGLVSMILMRTLRKDYARYSKEEEMDDMDRDLGDEYGWKQVHGDVFRPSSHPLMFSSLIGSGCQIFSVSLIVIIVAMVEDLYTERGSMLSTAIFVYAATSPVNGYFGGSLYAKQGGRRWIKQMFIGAFLIPAMVCGTAFFINFIAIYYHASRAIPFGTMVAVCCICFFVILPLNLVGTILGRNLSGQPNFPCRVNAVPRPIPEKKWFMEPAVIVCLGGILPFGSIFIEMYFIFTSFWAYKIYYVYGFMMLVLVILCIVTVCVTIVCTYFLLNAEDYRWQWTSFLSAASTAVYVYMYSFYYYFFKTKMYGLFQTSFYFGYMAVFSTALGIMCGAVGYMGTSAFVRKIYTNVKID